Proteins co-encoded in one Puntigrus tetrazona isolate hp1 chromosome 20, ASM1883169v1, whole genome shotgun sequence genomic window:
- the mep1a.2 gene encoding meprin A subunit alpha, which produces MGSVWRIIPFIVLLMLKAHALPTQYGEDADAGELREDILEINLDSQRDLFEGDIAGDLRRNAILDEKARWQFPIPYILTDSLDLNAKGVILQAFEMYRLKSCVDFKPYEGESTYISFTKLDGCWSFVGDLKTGQNVSIGDRCDTKAIVEHELLHALGFYHEQSRSDRDDYVQIWWDQIIPGKEHNFNKYEDDLITDLNTPYDYESIMHYRPLSFNKDPDIPTITTTIPAFNNIIGQRLDFSALDLERLNRMYECAASLTLLDQCAFEQINICGMIQYDEDDADWVQTLSSADEKDHTLGGQCRDAGYYMKFDTANKTEGHSALLESRILYPKRNQQCLEFFYRMSGDPGDQLIIWVRRDDGSGNIRKVSKVHTIIGDGDESWKIAHVSLNVEKKFRYFFQGIVSSKKTSRGIFIDDITLTETTCPNAVWRIQNFTNLLNTVPHGVRVQSHRFYNSEGYAYGINVYPNGRINSSEEFVGITFHLFSGENDAVLEWPAENRQVTIAVMDQNTDATLQMSNSRSFTTDADSRWNKPSTFEEWDESCFCYRGPEFGWGTFISHEQLRRRDFLKNDDLIITVNFDDLAHLLKSEVPIKADFSSHLQTVEESHYRPKVRQPRAISDPCQPNPCRNGGACVVHQGKATCRCISGQAVVYAGDTCEKQHINGGILGVLIGGAAGTIALTVAIVAVIYRQN; this is translated from the exons ATGGGCTCCGTGTGGAGGATCATTCCCTTCATAGTACTTCTCATGCTCAAG GCGCATGCCCTTCCAACTCAATATG GTGAGGACGCAGATGCAGGTGAATTACGGGAGGACATTCTTGAAATCAATTTAG ATTCCCAAAGAGACTTGTTTGAAGGAGATATTGCTGGAGAT CTACGAAGAAATgcaatattagatgaaaaagcAAGATGGCAGTTTCCCATTCCATACATCCTCACAGATAGTTTGG ATCTCAACGCCAAAGGAGTGATCCTTCAAGCATTTGAAATGTATCGTCTTAAGTCATGTGTGGACTTCAAGCCCTATGAAGGGGAAAGCACCTACATTTCTTTCACAAAGCTGGATGG ATGTTGGTCATTTGTTGGAGATTTAAAGACGGGGCAGAACGTCTCTATAGGGGACAGATGTGACACCAAGGCCATCGTGGAACATGAACTTCTCCATGCACTGGGTTTCTATCATGAGCAGTCTCGTTCAGACAGGGACGACTATGTCCAAATCTGGTGGGATCAGATAATTCCAG GAAAGGAACACAATTTCAATAAGTATGAGGATGATTTGATAACCGACTTAAACACGCCCTATGATTACGAGTCCATCATGCATTACAGGCCTCTGTCTTTCAACAAGGACCCTGATATTCCAACCATAACCACAACCATCCCTGCCTTCAATAATATAATAGGACAGCGCTTAGACTTCAGTGCTCTTGATCTGGAAAGACTGAATCGCATGTATGAATGTG CTGCATCCCTCACTCTTCTGGATCAATGCGCCTTTGAGCAGATCAACATCTGTGGAATGATTCAGTACGATGAGGATGATGCCGACTGGGTCCAGACTTTGAGCTCTGCAGATGAAAAGGATCACACACTTGGAGGACAATGTAGAG ATGCAGGCTATTATATGAAGTTTGACACCGCTAACAAAACTGAGGGACACAGTGCTTTGTTGGAGTCACGGATTCTTTACCCCAAGAGGAACCAGCAGTGCCTTGAGTTCTTCTACAGGATGAGTGGAGACCCTGGTGACCAGCTCATCATTTGGGTCAGAAGAGATGATGGGTCTGGAAATATACGCAAAGTCAGCAAAGTTCACACAATCATAG GGGATGGGGATGAGTCATGGAAAATTGCACACGTCTCTCTAAATGTTGAGAAAAAGTTCAGGTACTTTTTCCAGGGTATCGTTagctccaaaaaaacatcaagagGGATCTTTATAGATGACATTACTCTGACTGAAACAACGTGCCCAAATGCTGTCTGGAGGATCCAGAACTTCACCAACCTCCTTAATACTGTCCCACATGGTGTAAGAGTTCAGAGTCACCGTTTTTACAACTCTGAGGGGTACGCTTACGGAATTAATGTTTACCCAAATGGCAGGATAAACTCATCTGAAGAGTTTGTCGGGATCACGTTTCACCTCTTCTCTGGTGAGAATGATGCTGTATTAGAATGGCCTGCAGAGAATCGGCAAGTTACTATTGCGGTTATGGACCAGAATACAGATGCAACACTTCAAATGTCTAACAGCAGAAGCTTCACCACTG ATGCCGACTCTCGGTGGAATAAACCATCTACATTTGAAGAGTGGGACGAAAGTTGCTTTTGCTACAGAGGTCCAGAGTTTGGTTGGGGCACATTTATCTCACACGAGCAGCTCCGCAGAAGGGACTTCCTTAAGAATGACGACCTGATCATCACTGTTAATTTTGATG ATTTGGCACATCTTTTAAAATCAGAAGTTCCAATCAAAGCTGACTTCTCAAGTCACCTTCAAACTGTAGAAGAAAGCCATTACAGACCAAAAGTCAGGCAACCACGGGCGATCAGTGACCCATGTCAACCAAACCCCTGCCGTAATGGAGGAGCATGTGTTGTACATCAGGGGAAAGCAACTTGCAG GTGTATTTCTGGACAGGCTGTTGTGTACGCAGGAGACACCTGCGAGAAACAGCACATTAATGGAGGAATTCTGGGAGTTCTGATTGGTGGAGCTGCAGGAACTATAGCTCTTACTGTCGCCATTGTTGCTGTGATCTACAggcaaaactaa
- the adgrf3b gene encoding adhesion G-protein coupled receptor F3 isoform X1 gives MKIVRIKTLSGAGMLLFAALFIFSQQTSYVASTDVTHWAEVMIEGNKTLNVAVYLPGLIGTVLDTTGVTITNAEIAAECEIIGQNSTCWCGPEYVWSNLVCDNVNKCCNVDKCVANISYYTPLCLPKVNVSLIGVLTGSSSNVQSMLLSAFNVLNAFNSLTLDGTLYTGLNTYAHNFTVSLSSVFATPKVQGIISTLLTNPTIYSLSLKSLGMVYMEAPTGKICYNSKQQLNCTSIEAMSKCVWQMSRESEATLTLGPGSEIQLSDTCTELSTVTLLKTNGYWSGTYICLFVTGNIAHMAMAPIQIALLPEVINVTSNPQTADCSASPSTKVVILCSIENSTETYKATLKLGTVEIAPAKEENNGIIKYTAEFTVDCMADGKPSSLEASCTLENTLNQLRNRTIRVPIIYPSDLFCAEDEVEDRKWPKTKNNETAVIDCTAVGRQGSMKRKCNGRKWGDELSLCVKAVLNSVALQAKDFEKGLGATQEGAQFIFQSLKNNTSEEGDNTFGDVKTAVSVFETMNKASINMALGENLLPDFIDSASSMLNVTWEVGDEEESSTLASQYLSSVEGLVKSIRINASEGYNSSNIQLQICRSGNTCNKTVFNVDVELNATADMVKTVGLQSLANRMPKLGYEDATFPSIVVSSTVENNTQPSVNIKLAFPNEGDSQVTMTCVFWNVTEQRWSDEGCEVVKGSGNVATCECNHLTSFSMLMSKHSVSMPFLDQLTYVGLGVSICSLIVYIIIECLVWSAVVKSNLSHFRHTALLNISLCLLLADCSFLASSFPSILNETLCLVLVVAKHYFFLAMFFWMLCLSVMLVHQLIFVFSHIGKKVYMILGFTIGYVCPTVTVAVTYVYYDQASNIPYYSSKTCWLTYQSALQGSIHAFLFPVGTIILVNLFSMGVVIANVLKPSGAESNKKGDKEAVKSIIKVVIFLTPVFGGTWVLGLFVFLMDDFTQFITYVVHYAFTIVNSLQGFFILLTGCFAEKRVRDEILRIVLGKSGKEQGTVTTTK, from the exons atgaagattGTAAG GATCAAGACACTGTCTGGTGCAGGAATGCTGCTTTTTGCtgcacttttcatttttagccAA cagACTTCATATGTGG CTTCCACAGACGTGACCCATTGGGCAGAGGTCATGATTGAGgggaataaaacattaaatgttgcaGTCTATCTGCCTGGACTTATAGGGACTGTTTTGGATACAACAGGAGTAACTATCACAAACGCTGAAATAGCAGCAG AGTGTGAGATAATCGGCCAAAATTCAACATGCTGGTGTGGACCGGAATATGTTTGGAGCAATCTTGTGTGTGACAATGTGAATAAATGCTGCAATGTGGACAAATGTGTGGCAAATATTTCATACTACACACCTCTGTGTTTGCCAAAAGTGAACG TTTCACTTATTGGTGTACTCACTGGGAGCTCCTCAAATGTCCAAAGCATG ttgcTGAGTGCTTTTAATGTGCTTAATGCCTTCAACTCATTGACTTTGGATGGCACCCT CTACACAGGGTTAAATACTTATGCTCACAATTTCACAGTCTCTCTTAGCTCTGTGTTTGCCACCCCCAAAGTTCAAGGCATAATTTCTACGCTGTTGACAAATCCAACCATTTACAGCCTCAGTCTCAAGTCACTAG GCATGGTATATATGGAGGCACCTAcaggaaaaatatgttataattcaaaacaacagctgaaCTGTACCAGTATAGAGGCTATGAGCAAGTGTGTGTGGCAGATGTCCAGAGAGAGTGAAGCAACGTTGACTCTGGGACCAGGAAGTGAAATACAGTTGTCAGATACTTGTACAGAGCTCTCAACAGTCACACTTCTAAAGACAAATGGATACTGGTCAG GAACATACATCTGCCTTTTCGTCACTGGGAACATAGCTCACATGGCCATGGCACCTATTCAAATTGCACTTCTGCCGGAGGTCATTAATGTGACAAGCAATCCACAAACTGCAGATTGTTCCGCATCGCCATCCACCAAAGTTGTCATCTTGTGTTCCATCGAAAACAGCACTGAAACCTACAAAGCCACGCTAAAACTCGGAACTGTTGAAATTGCACCAGCTAAAGAAG AGAACAATGGAATAATCAAATATACAGCAGAATTCACTGTTGATTGTATGGCAGACGGCAAACCAAGTTCACTTGAGGCCAGCTGCACTTTAGAGAACACTTTGAACCAGCTGCGAAATCGCACAATAAGAGTACCAATTATTTACC CCAGTGACCTGTTTTGTGCAGAGGACGAAGTTGAAGATAGAAAATGGCCTAAAACAAAGAATAATGAAACAGCCGTTATAGATTGCACTGCAGTAGGGAGACAGGGCTCAATGAAACGCAAATGCAACGGGAGAAAATGGGGGGATgaactctctctgtgtgtcaaAGCAGTCCTGAATAGTGTAGCTTTGCAAGCAAAG GATTTTGAAAAAGGACTTGGAGCAACACAAGAAGGTGCTCAGTTTATCTTTCAGAGCTTGAAAAATAACACATCTGAAGAGGGTGACAACACTTTTGGTGACGTCAAGACTgcagtttctgtttttgaaacTATGAACAAGGCATCAATAAACATGGCACTAGGCGAGAACCTTCTTCCA GATTTCATCGACTCAGCTAGCAGCATGTTGAACGTAACCTGGGAAGTGGGAGATGAGGAAGAGAGCAGCACACTGGCTTCACAATATCTGTCATCCGTAGAAGGCCTCGTGAAAAGCATCCGAATAAATGCTAGTGAGGGCTACAACTCCTCAAACATTCAGCTTCAGATCTGCCGAAGCGGCAACACTTGcaacaaaactgttttcaacgtGGACGTTGAGCTGAATGCCACAGCAGATATGGTGAAAACGGTAGGATTGCAGAGCTTGGCCAACCGCATGCCAAAACTGGGCTACGAGGATGCGACGTTTCCTAGCATAGTGGTATCCAGCACTGTTGAGAACAACACTCAGCCGTCGGTGAACATCAAACTGGCTTTTCCAAATGAAGGCGACAGCCAGGTCACGATGACCTGCGTGTTCTGGAACGTCACTGAGCAAAGATGGTCAGATGAGGGCTGCGAGGTCGTTAAAGGCTCCGGGAACGTCGCCACCTGTGAATGCAACCATCTCACCTCCTTCTCCATGCTCATGTCTAAGCATTCAGTAAGCATGCCTTTTCTAGATCAGCTCACGTACGTGGGACTGGGAGTCTCCATATGCTCTCTCATCGTCTACATCATCATCGAGTGTTTGGTCTGGAGCGCCGTAGTCAAATCCAACCTCTCCCACTTCCGTCACACAGCTCTCCTCAACATCTCTCTGTGTCTGCTTCTGGCAGACTGCAGCTTCTTAGCTTCCTCCTTCCCATCAATCCTAAATGAAACCTTGTGTCTTGTTCTGGTGGTGGCGAAGCATTACTTCTTCCTTGCCATGTTTTTTTGGATGCTGTGTCTGAGCGTCATGTTGGTCCACCAGCTCATTTTCGTCTTTAGCCACATTGGGAAAAAGGTGTACATGATCCTCGGATTCACCATCGGTTACGTTTGTCCGACAGTGACTGTTGCTGTTACGTACGTGTACTACGACCAAGCAAGCAACATCCCGTACTACAGCTCCAAAACGTGCTGGCTTACCTATCAATCAGCTCTGCAGGGATCCATCCACGCATTTCTCTTCCCAGTCGGGACCATCATTCTGGTGAACTTGTTTTCCATGGGGGTGGTCATCGCAAACGTCTTAAAGCCGTCTGGAGCTGAGAGCAACAAAAAGGGAGACAAAGAAGCTGTGAAAAGCATCATCAAAGTGGTTATCTTTCTTACACCAGTTTTTGGTGGGACTTGGGTTCTGGgactttttgtgtttctgatgGATGACTTTACACAGTTTATTACATATGTGGTGCATTACGCATTCACCATTGTCAACTCCTTGCAG GGCTTCTTCATCTTGTTGACAGGATGTTTTGCAGAAAAAAGG GTCCGGGATGAAATATTGAGAATAGTTCTTGGG AAATCAGGAAAAGAACAAGGAACAGTAACAACCACAAAATAA
- the mep1a.1 gene encoding meprin A, alpha (PABA peptide hydrolase), tandem duplicate 1 — MAISYTAHIDRMLLLRLLIFTVLAAALHAIPVSTRIHEVEDEPNVNPFINLGAKTKLVEGDIAIPPGRVGLIDTAYRWKFPIPYILSDSLDLNAKGAVYQAFEMYRLKSCVDFKPYEGEKTFIKFEKRDGCWSYVGDLQTGQVLSLGPGCDHKAVIEHELLHALGFYHTQSRQDRDDYVKIWLDQVTEGMEHNFNKYDDGFVTDLNTPYDYESVMHYRPFAFNKDPSIPTITTNIPEFFNIIGQYLDFSEMDIVRLNRMYNCSSSLTLLDQCVFENINICGMIQSLSDDADWVHLKSSPGAEDHTLSGQCRDLGYTMHFDTSTGNAEQSALIESRILYPKRKTQCLQFFYKMTGSVKDKLVIWAKMDDGTGTVRKLKKLHTILADEDKTWKIGHVPMQIGAKFRYSFQGVRGDPGNSEGGIFIDDISLAETHCPAAVWRIQNFSRILETADYNTVLNSPRFYSPEGYGFGVQVRPVSGYSDYTGNYTGLYFHLASGDNDIVMQWPAVNRQATIVVMDQDPDIKLRMSSARSLTTDMSTVSGDKLIWDNPRNDGTFDPSCGCYRGDSVGWRSFIKHYDLRRRNYLKNDDLIIFVDFEDLTSLINSEVPVEQKV; from the exons ATGGCAATTTCTTATACCGCACATATTGACAGGATGCTCTTACTGAGGCTACTCATCTTTACAGTGCTGGCTGCAGCACTTCATgct ATTCCCGTTTCAACCCGCATTCATg AGGTTGAAGATGAACCCAATGTCAACCCTTTCATCAATCTTG gAGCAAAAACCAAGCTGGTTGAGGGAGACATTGCCATACCt CCTGGTCGTGTTGGTCTTATTGACACAGCATACAGATGGAAGTTCCCTATTCCATACATTCTGTCTGACAGCCTGG acCTTAATGCAAAAGGTGCTGTTTATCAAGCGTTTGAAATGTACCGTCTAAAGTCCTGTGTCGATTTCAAACCCTACGAGGGCGAGAAGACTTTCATCAAATTTGAGAAGAGAGACGG GTGCTGGTCTTATGTTGGAGATCTACAGACTGGACAGGTGCTTTCTCTAGGGCCGGGTTGTGATCATAAGGCCGTGATTGAGCATGAATTGCTGCATGCCCTGGGCTTTTACCATACACAGTCTCGCCAGGACCGAGATGACTATGTGAAGATCTGGCTAGATCAGGTCACTGAAG gcaTGGAGCATAACTTCAACAAATATGATGATGGTTTTGTCACAGATCTAAATACTCCGTATGACTACGAATCTGTCATGCATTATCGCCCATTCGCTTTCAACAAAGACCCCAGTATTCCTACCATCACCACCAACATCCCAGAGTTCTTCAACATCATAGGGCAATACCTGGACTTTAGTGAGATGGATATTGTCAGACTGAATCGAATGTACAACTGct CCTCTTCTCTTACCCTGCTGGACCAGTGTGTTTTTGAGAACATAAACATTTGTGGGATGATACAGAGTTTATCTGACGATGCTGATTGGGTCCATCTGAAAAGCTCTCCTGGTGCCGAAGATCATACACTCAGTGGACAATGCAGAG ATTTAGGATATACTATGCACTTCGACACCTCCACTGGAAATGCTGAGCAATCAGCTCTCATCGAGTCGCGCATCCTGTATCCTAAGAGGAAGACACAGTGCCTCCAGTTTTTCTACAAAATGACAGGAAGCGTAAAGGACAAGCTAGTCATTTGGGCCAAGATGGATGATGGAACAGGAACCGTGCGTAAATTAAAGAAACTCCACACAATCCTTG CCGATGAAGACAAAACATGGAAGATTGGTCATGTGCCTATGCAAATAGGAGCAAAGTTCCGCTATTCATTCCAGGGAGTAAGAGGAGACCCTGGTAACTCTGAAGGGGGCATATTCATTGATGACATCAGTCTGGCAGAGACGCACTGCCCTGCCGCTGTCTGGCGCATCCAGAACTTCTCCAGGATCTTGGAAACAGCAGACTACAACACCGTGCTAAACAGCCCTCGTTTCTACAGCCCGGAGGGTTACGGTTTTGGCGTTCAAGTACGACCAGTGTCTGGTTACTCTGATTACACGGGCAACTACACTGGTCTGTATTTTCATCTGGCCAGCGGTGACAATGACATCGTGATGCAGTGGCCTGCCGTGAACCGCCAGGCCACCATTGTGGTGATGGACCAGGATCCAGACATCAAGCTGAGGATGTCCTCTGCTCGTAGCCTCACCACTGACATGAGCACAG TCAGTGGAGACAAACTAATATGGGACAATCCAAGAAATGATGGGACCTTTGACCCAAGTTGTGGGTGTTATCGAGGAGATTCAGTGGGGTGGAGAAGTTTCATAAAACACTATGACCTACGCAGACGGAATTACCTGAAAAACGATGACCTTATCATCTTTGTTGACTTCGAGG ACTTAACAAGTCTGATAAACAGTGAAGTTCCAGTTGAGCAAAAGGTTTGA
- the adgrf3b gene encoding adhesion G-protein coupled receptor F3 isoform X2 has product MKIVRIKTLSGAGMLLFAALFIFSQTSYVASTDVTHWAEVMIEGNKTLNVAVYLPGLIGTVLDTTGVTITNAEIAAECEIIGQNSTCWCGPEYVWSNLVCDNVNKCCNVDKCVANISYYTPLCLPKVNVSLIGVLTGSSSNVQSMLLSAFNVLNAFNSLTLDGTLYTGLNTYAHNFTVSLSSVFATPKVQGIISTLLTNPTIYSLSLKSLGMVYMEAPTGKICYNSKQQLNCTSIEAMSKCVWQMSRESEATLTLGPGSEIQLSDTCTELSTVTLLKTNGYWSGTYICLFVTGNIAHMAMAPIQIALLPEVINVTSNPQTADCSASPSTKVVILCSIENSTETYKATLKLGTVEIAPAKEENNGIIKYTAEFTVDCMADGKPSSLEASCTLENTLNQLRNRTIRVPIIYPSDLFCAEDEVEDRKWPKTKNNETAVIDCTAVGRQGSMKRKCNGRKWGDELSLCVKAVLNSVALQAKDFEKGLGATQEGAQFIFQSLKNNTSEEGDNTFGDVKTAVSVFETMNKASINMALGENLLPDFIDSASSMLNVTWEVGDEEESSTLASQYLSSVEGLVKSIRINASEGYNSSNIQLQICRSGNTCNKTVFNVDVELNATADMVKTVGLQSLANRMPKLGYEDATFPSIVVSSTVENNTQPSVNIKLAFPNEGDSQVTMTCVFWNVTEQRWSDEGCEVVKGSGNVATCECNHLTSFSMLMSKHSVSMPFLDQLTYVGLGVSICSLIVYIIIECLVWSAVVKSNLSHFRHTALLNISLCLLLADCSFLASSFPSILNETLCLVLVVAKHYFFLAMFFWMLCLSVMLVHQLIFVFSHIGKKVYMILGFTIGYVCPTVTVAVTYVYYDQASNIPYYSSKTCWLTYQSALQGSIHAFLFPVGTIILVNLFSMGVVIANVLKPSGAESNKKGDKEAVKSIIKVVIFLTPVFGGTWVLGLFVFLMDDFTQFITYVVHYAFTIVNSLQGFFILLTGCFAEKRVRDEILRIVLGKSGKEQGTVTTTK; this is encoded by the exons atgaagattGTAAG GATCAAGACACTGTCTGGTGCAGGAATGCTGCTTTTTGCtgcacttttcatttttagccAA ACTTCATATGTGG CTTCCACAGACGTGACCCATTGGGCAGAGGTCATGATTGAGgggaataaaacattaaatgttgcaGTCTATCTGCCTGGACTTATAGGGACTGTTTTGGATACAACAGGAGTAACTATCACAAACGCTGAAATAGCAGCAG AGTGTGAGATAATCGGCCAAAATTCAACATGCTGGTGTGGACCGGAATATGTTTGGAGCAATCTTGTGTGTGACAATGTGAATAAATGCTGCAATGTGGACAAATGTGTGGCAAATATTTCATACTACACACCTCTGTGTTTGCCAAAAGTGAACG TTTCACTTATTGGTGTACTCACTGGGAGCTCCTCAAATGTCCAAAGCATG ttgcTGAGTGCTTTTAATGTGCTTAATGCCTTCAACTCATTGACTTTGGATGGCACCCT CTACACAGGGTTAAATACTTATGCTCACAATTTCACAGTCTCTCTTAGCTCTGTGTTTGCCACCCCCAAAGTTCAAGGCATAATTTCTACGCTGTTGACAAATCCAACCATTTACAGCCTCAGTCTCAAGTCACTAG GCATGGTATATATGGAGGCACCTAcaggaaaaatatgttataattcaaaacaacagctgaaCTGTACCAGTATAGAGGCTATGAGCAAGTGTGTGTGGCAGATGTCCAGAGAGAGTGAAGCAACGTTGACTCTGGGACCAGGAAGTGAAATACAGTTGTCAGATACTTGTACAGAGCTCTCAACAGTCACACTTCTAAAGACAAATGGATACTGGTCAG GAACATACATCTGCCTTTTCGTCACTGGGAACATAGCTCACATGGCCATGGCACCTATTCAAATTGCACTTCTGCCGGAGGTCATTAATGTGACAAGCAATCCACAAACTGCAGATTGTTCCGCATCGCCATCCACCAAAGTTGTCATCTTGTGTTCCATCGAAAACAGCACTGAAACCTACAAAGCCACGCTAAAACTCGGAACTGTTGAAATTGCACCAGCTAAAGAAG AGAACAATGGAATAATCAAATATACAGCAGAATTCACTGTTGATTGTATGGCAGACGGCAAACCAAGTTCACTTGAGGCCAGCTGCACTTTAGAGAACACTTTGAACCAGCTGCGAAATCGCACAATAAGAGTACCAATTATTTACC CCAGTGACCTGTTTTGTGCAGAGGACGAAGTTGAAGATAGAAAATGGCCTAAAACAAAGAATAATGAAACAGCCGTTATAGATTGCACTGCAGTAGGGAGACAGGGCTCAATGAAACGCAAATGCAACGGGAGAAAATGGGGGGATgaactctctctgtgtgtcaaAGCAGTCCTGAATAGTGTAGCTTTGCAAGCAAAG GATTTTGAAAAAGGACTTGGAGCAACACAAGAAGGTGCTCAGTTTATCTTTCAGAGCTTGAAAAATAACACATCTGAAGAGGGTGACAACACTTTTGGTGACGTCAAGACTgcagtttctgtttttgaaacTATGAACAAGGCATCAATAAACATGGCACTAGGCGAGAACCTTCTTCCA GATTTCATCGACTCAGCTAGCAGCATGTTGAACGTAACCTGGGAAGTGGGAGATGAGGAAGAGAGCAGCACACTGGCTTCACAATATCTGTCATCCGTAGAAGGCCTCGTGAAAAGCATCCGAATAAATGCTAGTGAGGGCTACAACTCCTCAAACATTCAGCTTCAGATCTGCCGAAGCGGCAACACTTGcaacaaaactgttttcaacgtGGACGTTGAGCTGAATGCCACAGCAGATATGGTGAAAACGGTAGGATTGCAGAGCTTGGCCAACCGCATGCCAAAACTGGGCTACGAGGATGCGACGTTTCCTAGCATAGTGGTATCCAGCACTGTTGAGAACAACACTCAGCCGTCGGTGAACATCAAACTGGCTTTTCCAAATGAAGGCGACAGCCAGGTCACGATGACCTGCGTGTTCTGGAACGTCACTGAGCAAAGATGGTCAGATGAGGGCTGCGAGGTCGTTAAAGGCTCCGGGAACGTCGCCACCTGTGAATGCAACCATCTCACCTCCTTCTCCATGCTCATGTCTAAGCATTCAGTAAGCATGCCTTTTCTAGATCAGCTCACGTACGTGGGACTGGGAGTCTCCATATGCTCTCTCATCGTCTACATCATCATCGAGTGTTTGGTCTGGAGCGCCGTAGTCAAATCCAACCTCTCCCACTTCCGTCACACAGCTCTCCTCAACATCTCTCTGTGTCTGCTTCTGGCAGACTGCAGCTTCTTAGCTTCCTCCTTCCCATCAATCCTAAATGAAACCTTGTGTCTTGTTCTGGTGGTGGCGAAGCATTACTTCTTCCTTGCCATGTTTTTTTGGATGCTGTGTCTGAGCGTCATGTTGGTCCACCAGCTCATTTTCGTCTTTAGCCACATTGGGAAAAAGGTGTACATGATCCTCGGATTCACCATCGGTTACGTTTGTCCGACAGTGACTGTTGCTGTTACGTACGTGTACTACGACCAAGCAAGCAACATCCCGTACTACAGCTCCAAAACGTGCTGGCTTACCTATCAATCAGCTCTGCAGGGATCCATCCACGCATTTCTCTTCCCAGTCGGGACCATCATTCTGGTGAACTTGTTTTCCATGGGGGTGGTCATCGCAAACGTCTTAAAGCCGTCTGGAGCTGAGAGCAACAAAAAGGGAGACAAAGAAGCTGTGAAAAGCATCATCAAAGTGGTTATCTTTCTTACACCAGTTTTTGGTGGGACTTGGGTTCTGGgactttttgtgtttctgatgGATGACTTTACACAGTTTATTACATATGTGGTGCATTACGCATTCACCATTGTCAACTCCTTGCAG GGCTTCTTCATCTTGTTGACAGGATGTTTTGCAGAAAAAAGG GTCCGGGATGAAATATTGAGAATAGTTCTTGGG AAATCAGGAAAAGAACAAGGAACAGTAACAACCACAAAATAA